The nucleotide window GTTGAGGAAACAATTGTTTTGGAGGTTTTGCAAACCCGGAACAAAGAGCGATTTCTCGAAGCTACTATTGTCTGCAGCGAAGGTAAACGGAATCGCCACTTTGGTATCTTTTAGTGATAATATTGCACCCACTGTGCCCACGAGGTCACCAACGGTAGCGCCAATCCAATTCATAGCGTTCTCGTcaaacctcatttttttttattcaaattcgaGGTTTGTTTGCCCTCGACGTGATTAAGCGCGAGTTTGGGAATAGGGAGGAGAAAAGTGAAATGAGAGTGAAACACTGCTCGGTCTCGGTGGTGTATAGCTCGGAGTCAGAGTGAATAATATCGTCTAAGCTTGCTTTTCATTgtttaaacatgaaaaaaaaaaaaaggcttgttgttgtttgtggaACCCTTGAATTGAAGTAGCAAGTCCTCTTACTCGCGAGCGTGGCGTGGGGGAAAGGGGAAGAAGTGAGGGCAGAGAGGGAGGTAGATAGACGGAAACTAATACCAGAAAATGTGaacaactttattttattttaattttttttagaagaaacatctaattatatttatgaatattcACTAATCTTTTggattcattttttattcataaatatcCAGTAATCTATTACTGAGAATCTATTATCtgtctatatataaaatttatctatcatttatctatttatgttttttaaaaaaattgctacATCATATGCAACATAGCATcaccatattaattattatttggctaaattgtaaacaattttttattagtagaagCACATTGAAGTTTAGTTTGTAAAAGCTCACCAAAGATTCCAAACTTTAGGTTATTGTTGAATATTTGGCCTTACCTAAAGGAACAATTTGTTAATAGATGGTTTACTTTCATAATCCACATAAAAACACTTGTTGTTGAGCTATGGCCAACTTTATTGAAGTAAGCTTTTTTGCTTTAAAGAGCAATCATGATCACTTGACCCTTAATTCTGAAATCTTGATAAAAACGTGGATTATGAGTTTAATTCAATCCTAAAAATCATTAGGTGATGTAAGATTTTTAACACACCTCTCACATGAGAGAAACAAACATCTCAAGTGTAAAGTTTACAATAATTAGTGATACGATAGACCGATTAACAAATCATCAAGTCAAactctattattattttaaaatatgtgttaTAGATATTATTTTGACCTCATCACTAGATAACGTTGAATCTCCAACACAAGATAAACTTAATTCAAAGAAGTTGGTATGCTAGAGTTTCTAGTGTTTATAAAGAGGGGAATCCTAACAACTGTTTTGTTTGCAATTtggtcacattttttttttattgagaattACGTTTGTCTTTTTTGATCCACTGTGGCACTAGTTTTGGCAAAAATCTTtcggtaataataataaaaaatcccaATCCAAGAAGCATAGTCCATCCATAATAACAAGAGGTATTGCCTTTAAACCTACCAACTTTCTCAACTCAAAAGTGCTTTTATTCCCAACTTAGTCACattgttttcttaaaaatgcatgtgaaattttgTCAAGTACACatttttcttctgaaaaaatTGAAGTATGTTTGTGAGTCCAGAGGTTTGTTGCTTACCTACAGAAACATAAGAGGCGGATCGGGCCAGACAATTAAGATCGTTGTTGGGCCTTGGTGGGCCTGAGGAGTATAAAAAGAGCGTCTATGAAATTCTCCGTCCTTCTCTTCTCACCTCTTTcacctttccttccttccacaTTCAATTTCCAATAATTTCACGACTCCTTCGGAGATCTCTCTCTCGCCCATAATCCAACCATGGTACCCTCTCTCTTCACTCTCCTTACCCCTTTCAGTTTCACTCAATTTATCCATGGATCGAACCCATTCCAGATctctattttttacttttatttcctCACTTCCACCGTTAATTTTTCCTACtagtagttgtttttttttttccttcaacgaCTCTagggttgtttattttttttttctgaactgaaattcGATGATTGTGGTCACTGTAACTGACGGCTcctatgaattttttatttgtaggcaAATACGGGAAATTTAGACGCGGCGATAGAGCAATTGCTGAACGTGGAGAAGCAGATGAGGCTCGCCGGTGACGTGGCAGGTACCAGAAAGGCGGCTACCGATATTTTGCAGCTCTGCTTCGATGCACGAGCCTGGAAAACCCTCAATGACCAGATTGTCGTTTTGTCAAAACGACGTGGCCAGCTCAAACAGGTACTCCGTGCGTTccgattattattattttctatttcaatttcatttgtgGTTGCGTGAAATGCTCCGTGGAGTTTTGCGTGAggaggtttagggttttagttctctttgaaaaaattgTAGCTGTacttgtttgtttatttataatgGAAAACAGTTTATTAATTGACTCAAATTTTGCTTAGACAACAAAATTAGCATGTTAGGGCCGTGAGAATGTTGATTCTCTACCACGTAGAGTTCCGTGCGAGTAGGCTGTCTAAGTTAGTGTTGCTAAATTGCCGCTATAGCGGCGCAATTGTGCCATTGCATTGCGGAGATCCTCGGATCTGCTATCGCGACTCTGTCTGCCACTGCGGCCACCATGGTTGCGGGCTTGTGTCCTGCATCCTCTTGTCATCTCCGGCAAGTCTCCAGTCAATTGAACTGAGTTAGTATTATgccaactttatatatatatatattaaccacTGTGTGACTTCCATTATTTGCCCACAAGGTTATCCACTATATGATATAGCGGATTATTGGCTTTCTGCCATTTTCTGTGTTCCACAATTGATAAGAGATATCTAAAAGACACTTGTAGATCTCCTTTATCGATAGGAGTTTAGTTCAGATGTTATCTAATTGTTTCTGTAAAAGGGCACAAAAGGTGTTGTTGTCTGTTATTAATGAGCTGATTATATGTTTGCAGGCCGTAACAGCTATGGTGCAACAAGCTATGCAATATATTGATGAGACACCAGATATCGAAACTCGCATAGAACTCATCAAAACGTTGAACAGTGTGTCTGCAGGGAAGGTGGGTGTGCTATGTTTgaactttttgtttgttttatagcttttcattatgtgattatgtatgatttatatgtttttatcatttattagatatACGTGGAAATTGAGAGAGCTAGATTGATCAAGAAACTTGCAAAGATTAAGGAAGAACAAGGGCTTATAGCTGAAGCTGCTGATTTGATGCAAGAAATTGCGGTCAGTGTGAACGTGTCTCATGTTTTGTTGGCTTCTATACTTTGTTTTTTGGACTTAACTGATAAGTATTCAGTTTACTTATGGAATGGGTAATCTTAACAGGTGGAAACTTTTGGTGCCATGGCCAAGACTGAGAAAATTGCATTCATTCTCGAACAAGTATGGGATATTTTTGTGTTACTGTGATGACAGCAATAGCAGGCCATTTATTTCTTGTGTTTCAATTTAGTTGCTGATTTCAGAATCTTCCATGTCTAATTGTGTAGGTCCGTTTGTGTCTAGATCGCCAGGATTATGTTCGTGCACAAATACTCTCAAGAAAGATTAGCCCAAGAGTATTTGATGCCGATTTAtctaaggaaaagaaaaagcctAAAGAAGGTGATAATGTTGTAGAAGAGGCTCCCGCAGATATACCATCTTTGCTGGAGTTGAAGCAGATATATTACGAACTAATGATTCGGTAATTGAATATGTACTTCATGTtgctttttttcctttcttgttTTATCATGATATAGTTACAAATATTGTGCCTTAACCTTGTATATTTTGCATCtctttccattttatttgaGATAAGTCAACGTCAAGTAAATGGTGAAAATTATTCTGGCTTTTGGGCTTCTCTAAACATTGCTAGTTATTCCAATTTGTGCATTTGAGATGCCCAAGAATAAGGCGCATTGCCAATGACTGTCTTCCTGCAATATGTGGTCACTCTCGGTTAATCTCTCTTGCTTGCATTTGTTCTGGTTTGCTTAAATACGTTTGGGTGTATATTAGTAAAGCTTTGTGTTGTCCTTTTTAACTATATCAATGAAAATGAATGTTGTTGGTCATTCTTGTTGATTTGTTTCAATGGTATTAAAAGAGGAAATAAGGGCACTGGCTAAGGGAGTAAAGGGGGAAATGTTTTTATTGAGATGAGGAAAAATGTGCTCCCCTATGAGTTTTAAATGCGCTCCCATATGATTTCCAATAAAACGTTTCctcttttaattccttaactaGTTCCCTGAGGGCACCAATTAGCCAGACTAAAAGATATAATGCAGATCTACAAAGTGAAGACATTATTTTGTTAACTTTGTAATTTCCACATAGGTTCATAACTATTGTGTGTTTGTCATGTCGTGAGTGATCCATATTTTGTATATCAGTGAGTTTTATGTAGACCACTGGCTTAACACAACCTTCCTTGTTTACCTGAGCTTGGGATCGGCTATGATACCACAGGCAGGGTTATTGTGTGTGATATGTTCAGTGCTTTATTTATCAATTGTCATTCATgctgttaattttatttttttttgtttaatcctAGTTCATTTTGagctattttatttgaatttgtgtTTGAGGAACTAATAAAATTTGACAATAATAAAGTGTATGGAAATTGTTGTAGTTTATTAGACTGTACCAGCAAATTCCCACAGCTTTCCAAATTAGGTGCAATGCTTCTATATCACTTTCAGACTTCAGTGATGTGAAGTGATGTAGATGGGTGTTTGTTTTTTGTACCTTTATGctacatattttttaactacttattttATGCTGCTGATTTTAAAATCTTTGTTGTCTTATGCTGCTTTCTGTTTCAAGGTATTATTCCCATAACAATGATTATCTTGAAATTTGCCGTTGCTACAAGGCAATATATGAGATTCCATCTGTCAAAGAAGACCCTGCCAAGTGGATTCCAGTAAGCCTTCTCTTTTTTCTGTTATTGTGAGATTCTGTTGTTATGCGATATTCTGTTTTTCTGAATATTATCTTTTATGTGTAGATCCTAAGGAAAATATGTTGGTACTTGGTTCTAGCGCCCTATGATCCAATGCAGTCAAGCCTTCTCAATTCCACCTTGGAGGATAAGAATATATCTGAGATTCCAAACTTCAAGTATGTTATCCTAACTTTTATCTCACGTATTCCAAGTCATGTTCATTTTCTTAGGATTTCCTTGTCATTTGGTGTGCCTGTTATATGTTGTGCCTAGGTTACTTTTGAAACAGCTGGTTACCATGGAGGTTATCCAATGGACCACTCTATGGGATACATATAAGAGTGATTTTGAGAATGAGAAGGCCTCTGGGAAATCTTTGGGTGAAAAAGCAGCAGAAGATCTGAGGCAAAGAATAATTGAACATGTAAATAACTGATGCCATTATATTTCTTCTCACCCATCAATTTTGTTGGTTGGTATTGTATGATATGCTTTATGTTTTATACTTCTTTTTGTGAACATTAATATGGAGCATTTTTGTTACCTTTCAGAATATTCTTGTTGTATCAAAATACTATGCAAGAATTACATTGAAGAGACTTGCAGAGCTTTTGTGCCTCAGTATACAGGTTTGTGATTGATTCTGGTTGTGGTTGTCTGCTTTTAAGTCTCTTAAGTGTTACCGAGGTAACATTTTTTAAGTGGTGCATGGGCACACCTAGTCTGCCAGTGGATACTAGTGTTacaaagaaaatatatgatCTTGGGGGTTGGCAGGGTCTTTTTATGCTGGTTTGCTGCTGGAGTTCACTTACCACTTCAAGtggtttattttgtttattgttgaGCTGCATGCGAATATGGATGTTGCAAcggaatttatttcattttcttaaaatgttaTTTCTTTGTTTGATTATCCTAATTAATACTTGTGTAAAATTCAGGATGCTGAGAAGCATCTCTCAGATATGGTTGTGTCTAAGGCGCTGGTGGCAAAGATTGATAGGCCAATGGGGATAGTCTGTTTCCAAACAGCAAAGGATAGCAATGAAATTCTTAATTCATGGGCAGCAAACTTGGAGAAATTGCTTGATCTTGTGGAGAAGAGTTGTCATCAAATACACAAGGAAACCATGGTCCATAAAGCTGCTTTGAAGGTTTAAGAAGGTTCACATACTGTCACAGGTAAAGTTTTTGTCCCTTTTCCCTCTGTTGCTCCTCTCACATTTTGTTATCTCTGTTGTTTTAAGAGGGAGTTGGGGACACGGGGAGGGAAGTCTGGTTTATGGAAAATGGTAGAATCGTGACTGTTCGGTGTTCACATCTCAAGTATTTGCGATAATGCTTGTTTCTGGTAATTGCAGGGCATCTCAATATTGATGTGATTTTGTACTGAAGTTGCCTTTTCAGGAATGTTCTATTGAACTGTCACTGACTGAGTTGGTGAAGAATTTCGCTAAACGATTAtcgctttttcttttttatattttgtcacTCATGCGTTCAGGGTAGAGCTGGATATATGCATCATAGTACTGAAAGTAGCATTGTTGTATACTACTGGTACATACCTTACCACTGACTTATGACTGGATCCTATAAGATCTTGATTGAAGCAGTGGCTAGAAATTGAGTGTTTGCTCATTTATATTCTTTTGCCTGGTTGATGTTTTTTCCTCTCGTATTTTTTCCCTCTATTACATTTTCTTGTGAAATTTGGACGTCGTTATTTTCCCTGAATGGCAATTTCCTAACTGCAAGCAAAGCATCTATTTATTTGAGTGCAATGATTTGGGGTTGCCGAAGGCTACGTCTATGATTTGGGGTTCACTTAAAGTGAACATTCGCCTTATTTGAGAATTTCTTAAAATGAGATATTATACAAGTTTCTAATCCTCCCTCAATTCTTAGACATCTTATTATTTTCCCGACTGAACTCATCAATCTTTTCGTACCTAAAGCAACTGCTTGCCTTGGAAGAAGTGTAACTGAACTGAGATGTTTTTTTCCCCAAAATGTTTGGAGACGTCACCTTAATCTTTTCGATGGGTTCTAGCGTGCGTAAGTGTAACAAGTTACGCATGGTGTGAAAGAAATATAGTCTGTCcgatgtaattttatttcaagatTAGTGTAGGACTATTGTGAGATTGCTTATACCAGATTTGCTTTTTCTCTTGTTTGTGTTGAGATTGTTACTTAAACCAGTTCTTTACACTGTTGTTGCCGCTACTGCATGGTGGCCACCGCCGTCGAAGAGGATCTCCCCTCCTCTTGGATTGACATGATTTCCTATGAATTTGAGTCCAGAACAACAtcgtttttgttttgttgaaaCTCATTTTTGAGAAGAGAATGTTGCCTGGAACGGTGTTGTTTTGGAGGTGATGCAGGTTTTTTGGCGAGGGGTTATTAATGACGTCGTTTTTGGAGTTGTTGAATGCCTTTTGGAACATTGTCGTCGATGAGGTAGGCGAGCAAGAACCTCGCTTGTGGCATGAAACTCAAGGCAAGGAGTAAGCAGAGGAGGCAGTAGGAGTCGACGGTGAAGTGGAAGTTGCAGTGGTCGgtggcaaaaagaaaaaaaaattatctgatGTGGTCACTTTTATGGTATTTTTGTTGAGAGTCTCACATCAGGTGGTTAACGAACATGATAAGTGTTTATATAGCTAGGTAGGTCATTCTCTTATGAACTGATTTTTAAGGGGATTTTTCGGATGTTTTTGCTGCACTTTAATATGGTATCAAAGTCAGGTTCTGTCCGGTGGTGTGGTGGATAGTGCTGCTAATCCTCACTTTGTGGTGACGAGTCCTGACTCAAGGGGGCGTGTTGAGAGTTCCACATCGGGTGGTTAACGAACATGATAAGTGCTTATATAATTGGGTAGGTCACTCTCTTATGAATCGGTTTTTAAGAAGACCTTTTGGATGTCTTTGCTGCACTTTAACAATTTCAACTACCAATTTTAATTGAAGGgcaaaaatatgattttcgTATAGTatgaaatatcttttattttcacatgtAGCCTGGTCAATCTTTTCGGCCAAGTATGTTATTGTCTTTATGTATTGAAAGATGTCTAAGAATTTAGTGGTTGAAAACTATTCAAATATGGGTTAAAGATGGttattgaaataaaatctaatgcaaataattttatgaaaaaaatatctctAAAGTTTATCAgcaaatatgaaaatgataaaattcttAAGGGAAACGTAATCATCAAATTATCTTGGAAACATATTCTAgtctttttttaagttaatcTAGCCGTTTGATTGACGGTTCTTAGTCGCAAATTTATTGCATAACTACCAGAAGTTGCGTACAAAGCTATATTTCTCTGGTGTTTCGCACGTCACTGATATAAACTTTTTGTGAACGTGTGGTGAGTTTGCCTCAATGCCTCGCTTGAAAGATACTTCAAAGTCAAACATTGAAATTGCTTTGCTCAGACGCAAGCCACAATTAAATAGAAAGGCTTTTATGGAACTTCACTCCAGAGTATGTCAGTTGCTTCTTTTCTAGAAACTTGAGGATCTAAGGGCGTTTACTTGtgatgtctatttttttttaattcgtttttattttaaagtt belongs to Glycine soja cultivar W05 chromosome 5, ASM419377v2, whole genome shotgun sequence and includes:
- the LOC114413188 gene encoding 26S proteasome non-ATPase regulatory subunit 12 homolog A, whose amino-acid sequence is MANTGNLDAAIEQLLNVEKQMRLAGDVAGTRKAATDILQLCFDARAWKTLNDQIVVLSKRRGQLKQAVTAMVQQAMQYIDETPDIETRIELIKTLNSVSAGKIYVEIERARLIKKLAKIKEEQGLIAEAADLMQEIAVETFGAMAKTEKIAFILEQVRLCLDRQDYVRAQILSRKISPRVFDADLSKEKKKPKEGDNVVEEAPADIPSLLELKQIYYELMIRYYSHNNDYLEICRCYKAIYEIPSVKEDPAKWIPILRKICWYLVLAPYDPMQSSLLNSTLEDKNISEIPNFKLLLKQLVTMEVIQWTTLWDTYKSDFENEKASGKSLGEKAAEDLRQRIIEHNILVVSKYYARITLKRLAELLCLSIQDAEKHLSDMVVSKALVAKIDRPMGIVCFQTAKDSNEILNSWAANLEKLLDLVEKSCHQIHKETMVHKAALKV